Proteins encoded together in one Lathyrus oleraceus cultivar Zhongwan6 chromosome 5, CAAS_Psat_ZW6_1.0, whole genome shotgun sequence window:
- the LOC127087690 gene encoding WUSCHEL-related homeobox 8 translates to METEEQPESCSKSNAIIGGSLYVKVMTDEQLELLRQQISVYTAISDQLIQMHKSITTQHDLAGLRLGNLYCDPLMACSGHKISSRQRWTPTPLQLQILERIFDEGNGTPTKQKIKDIASELGQHGQISETNVYNWFQNRRARSKRKQSVHTTNQIEPEAEMEVESPKEKITRGDNEHDQSFENLSSPHRVKDMYIQSPDIGLEQLLGKIEVAGCYSSYFL, encoded by the exons ATGGAGACAGAAGAACAACCGGAGAGTTGCTCAAAATCAAATGCCATTATCGGAGGAAGCCTGTATGTAAAAGTGATGACCGATGAACAACTGGAACTTCTCCGGCAACAGATTTCCGTCTACACAGCCATTTCCGATCAGCTTATTCAGATGCACAAATCCATCACCACACAACACGATCTCGCTGGATTGAGGCTCGGCAATCTGTACTGTGATCCACTCATGGCGTGTTCTGGACACAAGATATCATCCCGGCAGCGATGGACTCCGACTCCTCTCCAGCTTCAGATACTCGAACGGATTTTCGATGAAGGAAATGGAACTCCTACTAAACAGAAGATCAAAGATATAGCTAGTGAGCTTGGACAGCATGGTCAAATATCTGAGACTAATGTTTATAATTGGTTTCAGAACAGAAGAGCTCGTTCGAAGCGGAAGCAATCGGTTCATACGACGAATCAGATTGAACCCGAGGCGGAGATGGAGGTTGAGTCGCCGAAAGAGAAAATAACTCGCGGGGATAACGAGCATGATCAGTCCTTTGAGAATTTATCATCACCTCATAGGGTTAAGGATATGTATATTCAGAGTCCTGATATAG GATTGGAGCAGTTGTTGGGTAAAATTGAAGTTGCAGGCTGTTATAGTTCTTACTTCCTTTGA